A DNA window from Sulfitobacter sp. BSw21498 contains the following coding sequences:
- a CDS encoding PRC-barrel domain-containing protein, whose product MKRILGTTAIILSLTGPAFADAHSAGFGTVTAQETDFFASDLIGMRIYNSETEVEANSTIAADGEKEWDNIGEINDVLLDAEGNVKAVILGIGGFLGMGERDVSVNMDEIRIVTEEGDMGDRFLVVTTSKEMLEQAPVFERMDDDADMDKEAKVDADADMKADAEVKEADVDANADVDTETEVEADAEALANEAEMEAKEAAADTEKAVDEATTELNEEANDVEKADMDRPMLTAPAVEREGYANATVDDRNALTAEDLEGSYVYGADDETVGEIGALVMGDNGEVSQVVINVGGFLGIGEKPVAVTWDELQVMKNAEGDDFRIYIDSSEEALEAQPEYKG is encoded by the coding sequence ATGAAACGTATTCTTGGCACAACCGCAATCATCCTGAGCTTGACTGGCCCCGCATTTGCAGACGCACATTCTGCTGGTTTTGGTACCGTGACAGCGCAAGAAACTGACTTCTTCGCGTCCGACCTGATCGGCATGCGCATCTACAATTCCGAGACCGAAGTCGAAGCGAACTCCACCATCGCTGCTGACGGCGAAAAAGAATGGGACAACATTGGCGAAATCAATGATGTTCTTCTGGATGCCGAAGGCAACGTAAAAGCTGTTATTCTTGGCATTGGTGGCTTCCTCGGCATGGGCGAGCGCGACGTAAGCGTTAACATGGACGAAATCCGCATCGTGACCGAAGAAGGTGACATGGGCGATCGTTTCCTCGTCGTCACCACAAGCAAAGAGATGCTTGAGCAAGCCCCCGTTTTCGAACGTATGGACGACGACGCGGACATGGACAAAGAAGCGAAAGTGGACGCTGACGCCGACATGAAGGCCGATGCTGAAGTTAAAGAAGCAGATGTAGACGCCAACGCTGACGTCGACACCGAGACCGAAGTTGAAGCAGATGCCGAAGCACTGGCAAACGAAGCTGAAATGGAAGCAAAAGAAGCTGCGGCTGACACCGAAAAGGCCGTTGACGAAGCAACCACCGAGCTGAACGAAGAAGCGAACGACGTTGAAAAAGCCGACATGGACCGCCCCATGCTGACAGCCCCAGCGGTTGAGCGTGAAGGCTATGCCAACGCCACAGTTGACGACCGGAATGCGCTGACCGCAGAAGACCTGGAAGGGTCTTATGTTTACGGTGCTGACGACGAAACTGTTGGTGAAATTGGTGCCTTGGTGATGGGTGACAACGGCGAAGTAAGCCAGGTTGTGATCAACGTAGGTGGTTTCCTGGGCATTGGCGAAAAGCCAGTAGCCGTTACATGGGACGAGCTGCAAGTCATGAAGAACGCTGAAGGCGACGACTTCCGCATCTACATCGACAGCAGCGAAGAAGCTCTGGAAGCACAGCCCGAATACAAAGGCTAA
- a CDS encoding HpcH/HpaI aldolase/citrate lyase family protein produces MSKITRPLRSVLYIPGSKDRALDKARGLPADAIIFDLEDAVIPEEKTAARETLAKALKDGGYGTRFKVIRINGLDTEWGADDARAAVDMECDAILLPKVGSPADLDALAEITGNIPLWAMMETPGAMLNAAAIGAHSKLQCMVMGTNDLNKDLQTRVRPDRLPLMTGLGLCVLAAKANGIAIVDGVYNAFKDDEGHRVECDQGRDMGFDGKTLIHPAQLDVANEAFSPSEAEADLARRQIAAFDEMQATGQGVAVVDGRIVENLHVATARETLAKLDAIAALQTE; encoded by the coding sequence ATGTCGAAAATCACCCGCCCCCTGCGTTCTGTTCTATATATCCCCGGCTCCAAGGACCGTGCGTTAGACAAAGCCCGCGGACTGCCAGCCGATGCGATTATCTTTGATCTTGAAGACGCCGTAATCCCCGAAGAGAAAACCGCTGCACGTGAAACACTCGCCAAGGCGCTGAAAGACGGCGGCTATGGCACCCGGTTCAAGGTAATCCGCATCAATGGGCTGGACACCGAGTGGGGGGCCGACGATGCCCGCGCCGCTGTCGACATGGAATGCGACGCCATTTTGCTGCCCAAAGTCGGCAGCCCTGCCGATCTGGACGCGTTGGCCGAAATCACCGGCAACATCCCGCTTTGGGCGATGATGGAAACGCCCGGCGCTATGCTGAACGCCGCCGCGATCGGCGCGCATTCGAAATTGCAGTGCATGGTAATGGGCACCAACGACCTGAACAAAGACCTGCAAACCCGCGTGCGCCCGGACCGGCTGCCGCTGATGACGGGGCTTGGCCTATGTGTGCTGGCCGCCAAAGCCAACGGCATCGCGATTGTGGATGGTGTCTATAACGCGTTCAAGGACGACGAAGGTCACCGCGTCGAATGTGATCAGGGCCGTGACATGGGGTTTGACGGCAAGACGTTGATCCACCCCGCCCAGCTGGACGTCGCAAACGAGGCGTTTTCCCCTTCCGAGGCCGAGGCCGATCTGGCCCGCCGTCAGATTGCAGCGTTTGACGAAATGCAAGCGACAGGTCAGGGTGTGGCGGTCGTGGACGGGCGGATTGTTGAAAACCTGCATGTCGCCACCGCGCGCGAAACATTGGCAAAACTGGACGCAATTGCGGCCCTGCAAACGGAGTGA
- a CDS encoding NnrU family protein, with translation MMALLILGLILWVGAHYFRRFMPDQRAAMGKKGKGIIAVAIVVALVLIIIGYRGAEFIPVWTPPPFLTHLNNLLMVLAFWVYGSSAAKGAKAWPASKTRHPQLMAVKIWAVAHLLVNGDVASILLFGSMLAWAVGSVILINRAEPNWTPPAPAGKATYIRLVVITLVMLVVVTAIHTLLGVSPFS, from the coding sequence ATGATGGCGCTTTTGATCCTTGGTCTGATCTTATGGGTCGGTGCCCATTATTTCCGTCGCTTCATGCCGGACCAACGCGCCGCCATGGGTAAAAAGGGCAAAGGCATCATCGCTGTCGCCATCGTGGTGGCGCTGGTGTTGATCATCATCGGATACCGCGGGGCCGAGTTTATCCCCGTCTGGACGCCTCCGCCCTTCCTGACGCATCTTAACAACCTGTTGATGGTGCTGGCATTCTGGGTCTACGGGTCCAGCGCCGCCAAAGGGGCCAAGGCATGGCCCGCGTCGAAAACCCGCCACCCGCAGCTGATGGCCGTCAAAATCTGGGCGGTCGCGCACTTGCTGGTGAACGGCGATGTTGCGTCTATCCTGCTGTTTGGCTCTATGCTGGCTTGGGCCGTCGGGTCCGTGATCCTGATCAACCGCGCCGAACCCAACTGGACGCCCCCTGCCCCTGCGGGCAAAGCTACCTATATCCGCCTTGTGGTGATTACGCTGGTGATGCTGGTTGTTGTGACCGCGATCCACACCCTGCTTGGCGTCTCTCCCTTTTCCTGA
- a CDS encoding DUF1737 domain-containing protein — translation MKLYRFLSEEDTSAFCHKVTDALNKGWELYGTPTQTWDAAANVMRCGQAVTKEVEGTYTPDTKLGAH, via the coding sequence ATGAAACTCTATCGTTTCCTGTCCGAAGAGGACACTTCCGCCTTTTGCCACAAAGTCACCGACGCGCTGAACAAGGGTTGGGAACTATACGGCACGCCCACACAGACATGGGACGCGGCGGCGAATGTTATGCGCTGCGGTCAGGCCGTCACCAAGGAAGTCGAAGGCACCTACACGCCGGATACAAAACTAGGGGCGCATTGA
- a CDS encoding MaoC family dehydratase encodes MAQAKTNKGRFFEDYKVGETLHHAVPRTVKDGERALYHALYPARHALYSSDQFAQSCGLPASPLDDMITFHIVFGKTVPDVSLNAVANLGYAQGRWLAPVWPGDTLRSESEVIGLKQNSNGKTGVVYVRTTGFNQNDTKVLEYVRWVMVRKRDVDAPAPETVVPDLPDALAVADLSIPETLDFSNYDFTLAGEAHRWDDYTVGEMIDHVDGVTVEEAEHMLATRLWQNTAKVHFDTSARPDGSRLIYGGHVISMARALSFNGLANAQMIVGLNGGAHANPCLSGDTIRAWTEVLDKADTDKPGVGALRLRLVATKGGEPFKLKGKDGKYLPDVLLDLDYWALIPK; translated from the coding sequence ATGGCACAGGCAAAAACCAACAAAGGGCGCTTCTTCGAGGACTATAAAGTCGGCGAGACACTGCACCACGCGGTGCCGCGCACCGTCAAAGATGGCGAGCGGGCATTATACCACGCACTATATCCTGCGCGTCATGCGCTTTATTCCTCTGACCAGTTCGCGCAAAGCTGCGGCCTGCCCGCCAGCCCGCTGGACGATATGATCACCTTTCACATCGTGTTCGGGAAAACTGTGCCTGATGTATCGCTGAACGCAGTCGCCAACCTTGGCTATGCGCAGGGTCGCTGGCTGGCACCGGTCTGGCCCGGCGATACCCTGCGGTCGGAATCCGAAGTGATCGGGCTCAAGCAGAACTCCAACGGAAAAACCGGCGTCGTCTATGTACGCACCACCGGCTTTAACCAGAATGACACCAAAGTGCTGGAATATGTCCGCTGGGTGATGGTGCGCAAACGCGATGTCGATGCGCCTGCCCCCGAAACGGTCGTGCCCGACCTGCCCGACGCGCTGGCGGTTGCCGATCTGTCGATCCCCGAAACGCTCGATTTCAGCAATTATGACTTTACCCTCGCGGGCGAAGCGCACCGCTGGGACGACTATACGGTGGGCGAGATGATCGACCACGTGGACGGCGTTACTGTCGAAGAGGCCGAACACATGCTGGCCACCCGCCTGTGGCAGAACACGGCGAAAGTGCACTTTGACACCTCCGCCCGCCCTGACGGTTCGCGGCTGATTTATGGCGGGCACGTGATTTCAATGGCCCGTGCGTTGTCGTTCAACGGGCTGGCCAATGCGCAGATGATCGTCGGGCTGAACGGCGGGGCCCATGCGAACCCTTGTCTGTCCGGCGACACCATCCGCGCCTGGACCGAGGTTCTGGACAAAGCCGATACCGACAAACCTGGCGTCGGCGCGCTGCGCTTGCGTCTGGTCGCGACCAAAGGCGGGGAGCCGTTCAAGCTGAAGGGCAAAGACGGCAAATATCTGCCCGATGTCCTGCTCGACCTCGATTACTGGGCACTGATTCCCAAGTAA